The following coding sequences lie in one Musa acuminata AAA Group cultivar baxijiao chromosome BXJ1-8, Cavendish_Baxijiao_AAA, whole genome shotgun sequence genomic window:
- the LOC135581262 gene encoding vesicle-associated membrane protein 721-like, translating to MGQKLLIYSFVARRTMILAEYAEFKGNFTRIAAQCLENLSGSNNKFSFNCDGRTFNYLVEDGYTFCVVSVESVDREIPIFFLERVKEEFNKRYGGKAATAAAKSLSREFGSKLKEHMQYCADHPEEISKMAKLQAQVSELKSAMIEKIEKVLDNKENVDVLVEKAKNLYSQAQDFRLQGTTVRRNPWLQDMKIMLIVIVLGIIIALILIIVLTICLGNKC from the exons ATGGGGCAGAAGTTGCTGATCTACAGCTTCGTCGCGCGGCGGACGATGATCCTTGCGGAGTACGCGGAGTTCAAGGGGAACTTCACGAGGATCGCCGCGCAGTGCCTGGAGAATCTCTCGGGCAGCAACAACAAGTTCAGTTTCAACTGTGACGGCCGCACCTTCAATTACCTCGTCGAGGACGGATACA CATTTTGTGTAGTTTCTGTTGAGTCAGTTGACAGGGAAATACCCATTTTCTTtctggagagggtgaaagaggagtTTAACAAAAGATATGGAGGAAAAGCTGCAACAGCTGCAGCCAAGAGCCTCAGCCGTGAGTTTGG GTCCAAGCTTAAAGAGCACATGCAGTACTGTGCAGATCACCCTGAAGAGATTAGCAAGATGGCAAAGTTGCAAGCTCAGGTGTCTGAACTCAAAAGTGCTATGATTGAAAAAATTGAGAAG GTTCTTGACAATAAGGAGAATGTTGATGTGCTTGTTGAGAAGGCAAAAAACCTTTACTCTCAG GCACAAGATTTTAGACTGCAAGGCACAACGGTGAGGAGGAATCCGTGGCTACAGGATATGAAGATTATGCTGATTGTGATTGTCTTGGGCATAATCATTGCACTGATTCTTATCATAGTTTTGACCATATGTCTTGGCAACAAATGCTAA
- the LOC103994362 gene encoding RING-H2 finger protein ATL64-like codes for MIEASVSVDASSKGSGAERAVIIGAYTIFFAVYVIVACNCSRRRSQRRSLQQPNAAVDQSRPITVYRASHFEEGIECAVCLSKLADGEEARLLPQCGHGYHRRCIDPWLRINDTCPLCRSRVRARPSADPSAGAGSTQNPPAETVPESPVSERNSASAAVDDGAGSPGGEIVIEMMMRVVDGLPSPVSPETSNRSAMEETAPPSPARFWWTWILEIRGTAGASSEGPREGDIGLGLGGGGGVGGGEGNALPPNSPNGLSLGEHPDAGNR; via the coding sequence ATGATCGAAGCCAGCGTTTCTGTTGATGCTTCCTCGAAAGGAAGCGGTGCTGAACGTGCAGTAATCATCGGCGCCTACACCATTTTCTTTGCCGTCTACGTCATTGTGGCCTGCAACTGCAGCCGCCGCCGCAGCCAACGCAGGTCTCTGCAGCAACCTAACGCCGCCGTCGACCAGTCGCGGCCCATCACTGTTTACCGGGCGAGCCACTTCGAGGAAGGCATCGAGTGCGCCGTCTGCCTCTCCAAGCTGGCCGACGGCGAGGAGGCTCGATTGCTCCCCCAGTGCGGTCATGGGTACCACCGCCGCTGCATCGATCCGTGGTTGCGTATAAACGACACCTGCCCGCTCTGCCGGAGCCGCGTGCGCGCCAGACCTTCTGCAGACCCCAGTGCCGGTGCTGGGTCGACGCAGAATCCGCCTGCCGAGACCGTTCCGGAGTCACCGGTCTCGGAGAGGAACTCCGCGAGTGCGGCAGTGGACGACGGAGCTGGCTCGCCGGGAGGGGAGATCGTGATTGAGATGATGATGAGGGTGGTGGATGGGCTCCCTTCGCCGGTTTCACCGGAGACATCGAATAGGTCCGCCATGGAAGAGACCGCGCCGCCTTCTCCAGCGAGGTTTTGGTGGACTTGGATCCTGGAGATCAGGGGGACTGCTGGTGCCTCGTCCGAGGGCCCGAGAGAAGGCGACATCGGGCTGGggttgggaggaggaggaggagtaggaggaggagagggTAACGCTCTGCCTCCGAACTCTCCGAACGGCCTGTCTCTCGGAGAACATCCCGATGCAGGAAACAGATGA
- the LOC103994361 gene encoding adenylyl-sulfate kinase 3-like, with protein sequence MSAVGKSANIFWQECPVGKLDRQKLLKQKGCVVWITGLSGSGKSTLACTLGRELHSRGKLAYVLDGDNLRHGLNKDLGFSAEDRAENIRRVGEVAKLFADAGLICIASLISPYRKDRDSCRSILPDLSFIEVFMNMPLDLCEARDPKGLYKLARAGKIKGFTGIDDPYEPPLNCEIEIQEEENGVCPSPCAMAGQVVGYLEEKGFLQV encoded by the exons ATGTCTGCTGTCGGGAAGTCGGCGAATATCTTCTGGCAAGAATGCCCGGTGGGGAAGCTCGATCGGCAGAAGCTGCTGAAGCAGAAGGGTTGCGTCGTTTGGATCACCGGCCTTAGCGGCTCAG GGAAAAGCACTTTAGCATGTACATTGGGCCGAGAGCTGCATTCTAGAGGAAAGCTTGCTTATGTGCTAGATGGTGACAACCTTAGGCATGGGTTGAACAAGGATCTTGGCTTTTCAGCAGAAGATCGTGCAGAAAATATACGCAGGGTTG GTGAAGTGGCAAAGCTCTTTGCAGATGCGGGTTTGATCTGTATTGCTAGTTTGATCTCTCCATATAGGAAAGACAGGGACTCATGTCGTTCAATTCTTCCAGACCTTAGTTTCATTGAA GTGTTCATGAATATGCCTTTAGATCTGTGTGAAGCAAGGGATCCAAAAGGTCTTTACAAACTTGCTCGAGCAGGAAAGATAAAAG GTTTTACTGGGATAGATGATCCATATGAACCACCTCTTAACTGTGAG ATAGAAATACAAGAAGAAGAGAATGGAGTTTGCCCTTCACCTTGTGCCATGGCCGGACAAGTCGTAGGTTACTTGGAAGAGAAAGGCTTTCTACAAGTGTAA